A single region of the Thermococcus zilligii AN1 genome encodes:
- a CDS encoding threonine--tRNA ligase, with protein sequence MRMLLIHSDYLEYEVKDRALKNPEPISEEQRKGRLDEALVVFMSVEKVDEANPEEVVEKAVKEIKDVAGQVKAERIFVYPFAHLSSDLAKPDVALGVLQKVEEKLKEEGFEVKRAPFGYYKAFKLSCKGHPLAELSRSIVPSGEAVSTEERNIALEKEEELKSYWYILTPEGELVEVDKFDFTGHENLGKFANYEINKNRAADREPPHVKLMLEHELADYEPGSDQGNLRYYPKGRLIKGLLEQYVTEKVIEYGAMEVETPIMYDFEHPALEKYLNRFPARQYVVKSGDKKFFLRFAACFGQFLIKKDATISYRNLPLRMYELTRYSFRREKSGELSGLRRLRAFTMPDMHTVARDLRQAMDEFKKQYKLSMEVLRGVGLTPEDYEVAIRFTRDFWEENRDFIVELVKIIGKPVLIEMWDQRFFYFILKFEFNFVDNLDKAAALSTVQIDVENAERFGITYYDEEGQKRYPLILHCSPSGAIERVMYAILEKQARLQAQGKKPMFPLWLSPIQVRVIPVSEEVMDYALYVAGKLEGAKIRVDVDDTNDRLNKKIREAEKEWVPYIVVVGRNEKEQNTITVRRRSDGAQVEMQIEDLIKEIKAQTEGFPYRPRPLPLLLSRRPKFKG encoded by the coding sequence ATGAGAATGCTTCTGATACACTCCGACTACCTCGAGTACGAGGTCAAGGACAGGGCCCTGAAGAACCCGGAGCCAATAAGCGAAGAGCAGAGAAAGGGCAGGCTCGACGAGGCCTTAGTGGTTTTCATGAGCGTTGAGAAGGTTGACGAGGCAAACCCGGAAGAGGTCGTTGAGAAAGCAGTAAAGGAAATCAAGGACGTTGCAGGACAGGTTAAGGCGGAGAGGATATTCGTTTACCCCTTCGCCCACCTGAGCAGTGACCTGGCGAAGCCTGACGTTGCCCTCGGGGTTCTCCAGAAGGTTGAGGAGAAGCTTAAGGAGGAAGGCTTCGAAGTCAAGCGCGCCCCCTTCGGCTACTACAAGGCCTTCAAGCTCTCCTGCAAGGGACACCCGCTCGCTGAACTCAGCAGGTCAATAGTTCCGAGCGGGGAGGCTGTAAGCACGGAGGAGCGCAACATAGCCCTCGAAAAGGAGGAAGAGCTCAAGAGCTACTGGTATATCCTCACGCCTGAGGGGGAGCTGGTTGAGGTTGACAAGTTCGACTTCACCGGCCATGAGAACCTCGGGAAGTTTGCAAACTACGAGATAAACAAGAACAGGGCCGCCGATAGAGAGCCACCCCACGTCAAGCTCATGCTCGAGCACGAGCTCGCCGACTACGAGCCGGGGAGCGATCAGGGCAACCTCAGGTACTACCCGAAGGGCAGGCTCATCAAGGGCCTCCTCGAGCAGTACGTCACCGAGAAGGTCATCGAGTACGGGGCCATGGAGGTGGAGACTCCCATTATGTACGACTTCGAGCACCCGGCGCTCGAGAAGTACCTGAACCGCTTCCCGGCGAGGCAGTACGTAGTTAAAAGCGGTGACAAAAAGTTCTTCCTCCGCTTTGCCGCCTGCTTCGGCCAGTTCCTCATAAAGAAGGACGCGACCATAAGCTACCGCAACCTGCCGCTCAGGATGTACGAGCTTACGCGCTACTCCTTCAGGAGGGAGAAGAGCGGTGAGTTGAGCGGTCTGAGGAGGTTGAGGGCCTTCACCATGCCCGATATGCACACGGTAGCCAGAGACCTCAGGCAGGCCATGGACGAGTTCAAGAAGCAGTACAAGCTCAGCATGGAGGTTCTCAGGGGGGTCGGTCTGACGCCAGAGGACTACGAGGTCGCGATACGCTTCACCAGGGACTTCTGGGAGGAGAACAGGGACTTCATCGTCGAGCTGGTAAAGATAATAGGCAAGCCCGTCCTCATCGAGATGTGGGACCAGAGGTTCTTCTACTTCATCCTCAAGTTCGAGTTCAACTTCGTGGACAACCTCGATAAAGCGGCCGCTTTGAGCACCGTGCAGATAGACGTGGAGAACGCCGAGCGCTTTGGAATAACCTACTACGACGAGGAGGGACAGAAGCGGTACCCGCTCATACTCCACTGCTCGCCGAGCGGTGCCATCGAGCGTGTAATGTACGCCATCCTTGAAAAGCAGGCGAGACTGCAGGCCCAGGGTAAGAAGCCGATGTTCCCGCTCTGGCTCAGCCCGATACAGGTCAGGGTTATCCCGGTGAGCGAGGAGGTCATGGACTACGCCCTCTACGTGGCTGGCAAGCTCGAAGGCGCTAAGATAAGAGTGGACGTCGATGACACCAACGACAGGCTCAACAAGAAGATAAGGGAAGCTGAGAAGGAGTGGGTTCCCTACATTGTGGTTGTCGGCAGGAACGAGAAGGAGCAGAACACAATCACCGTGAGGAGAAGAAGCGACGGAGCTCAGGTGGAGATGCAGATCGAAGACCTGATCAAGGAGATAAAGGCCCAGACTGAGGGCTTCCCATACAGGCCGAGGCCTCTGCCGCTCCTCCTCAGCAGGAGGCCGAAGTTCAAGGGATGA
- a CDS encoding mechanosensitive ion channel family protein, producing the protein MTTANTTSFWEQGVFGQNLILGVTVGGITKALLILVAALIIARLVRAYLLNLSRSTKYVWIINEDTASTLHDMIVVIAIVYAFEALGVMAFKIGEVNISNILTGFLVFYFSYIFAKKSKDYMIMRSSTQNLPEVQVKAKLFYYLIVILAFFIALNIAGFTGRLTTIFAAAGITGIVLGFASQTVVANFISGIFMYFDKPLKIGDPVEVAGYSGIVHDIRILSTRIRTWDGVLVRIPNEKLFNSEIKNLMKYPARRVDITVGIAYKEDAGKAIEVIKKTLDEMPYVLAEPAPAVFVDNLGDSSVNISIRAWAPKEKWFDVRTQIVQRVKEALDREGIEIPFPQRVNWFPEPIRIKVEGERES; encoded by the coding sequence ATGACAACGGCCAACACAACCTCTTTCTGGGAGCAGGGGGTTTTTGGCCAGAACCTGATCCTCGGTGTAACCGTCGGAGGAATCACCAAGGCACTGCTCATACTCGTCGCAGCTCTCATAATTGCAAGGCTTGTGAGGGCATATCTCCTCAACCTCTCCCGGAGTACCAAGTACGTCTGGATAATCAACGAGGACACCGCCTCAACGCTCCACGACATGATAGTGGTCATAGCCATTGTCTATGCCTTTGAGGCCCTTGGGGTCATGGCCTTTAAGATTGGGGAGGTAAATATTAGCAACATCCTCACTGGATTTCTGGTGTTCTACTTCTCCTACATCTTCGCCAAGAAGTCAAAAGACTACATGATAATGCGGTCCTCAACGCAAAACCTTCCGGAGGTCCAGGTTAAGGCGAAGCTCTTCTACTACCTCATTGTTATACTAGCCTTTTTCATAGCCCTCAACATCGCCGGCTTCACGGGCAGGCTGACAACGATCTTTGCAGCGGCTGGAATAACGGGTATCGTCCTCGGTTTTGCCTCTCAGACTGTTGTGGCCAACTTCATCTCGGGCATATTCATGTACTTTGATAAGCCCCTCAAGATAGGCGACCCCGTGGAAGTTGCCGGCTATTCCGGGATAGTGCACGATATAAGGATCCTCTCAACCAGAATACGAACGTGGGATGGCGTTTTAGTCAGGATTCCAAACGAGAAGCTCTTCAACAGCGAGATAAAGAACCTGATGAAGTATCCCGCGAGAAGGGTCGACATAACGGTTGGCATAGCCTACAAAGAGGACGCAGGGAAAGCTATAGAGGTAATAAAGAAGACCCTCGACGAGATGCCCTACGTTCTGGCAGAGCCGGCGCCAGCGGTGTTCGTGGACAACCTCGGGGACAGCAGTGTGAACATATCAATTAGGGCATGGGCACCGAAAGAGAAGTGGTTTGACGTAAGGACCCAAATAGTCCAGAGGGTCAAAGAGGCCCTTGACAGGGAAGGCATAGAGATACCGTTCCCGCAGAGGGTCAACTGGTTCCCGGAGCCCATAAGGATAAAGGTCGAGGGAGAGAGGGAAAGCTGA
- a CDS encoding DUF432 domain-containing protein, which translates to MFGEHELKTQFIKIADKKIHLLEDKGGVVRYRRDELEKIIKSNGEKLKILPSPAVGYGVRLLMVKFREPVVVPPHDSLRGFIEAPVEIDVKVGELSIDHFIVGKEKYALYGTLEAGVICRYHVSPFHVEEPESLGVAELIISNPSSEWKSLEKIIIPIKGSSMYYTKERAYYPLIIVTLKNHVPEVNNTGKPPKEGLNAVGDRLPLPDFLMRW; encoded by the coding sequence ATGTTCGGAGAGCACGAGCTAAAAACGCAGTTCATAAAGATTGCCGACAAAAAGATACACCTGCTTGAGGATAAAGGGGGCGTTGTTCGGTACAGAAGGGATGAGCTTGAAAAAATCATCAAAAGCAACGGGGAAAAACTCAAAATTCTGCCTTCCCCGGCGGTGGGCTATGGAGTCAGGCTCCTCATGGTGAAGTTCAGGGAACCCGTTGTGGTTCCGCCCCACGATTCTCTGAGGGGTTTTATTGAAGCCCCGGTGGAGATTGATGTCAAAGTTGGCGAGCTCAGCATAGACCACTTTATCGTCGGAAAGGAAAAGTACGCCCTTTATGGAACGCTTGAAGCGGGAGTTATATGCCGCTACCATGTGAGCCCGTTCCACGTGGAAGAGCCCGAGAGTTTAGGTGTGGCCGAGCTGATCATCTCGAATCCCTCAAGCGAGTGGAAATCCCTTGAGAAGATTATAATCCCGATAAAAGGGAGCTCAATGTACTATACGAAGGAAAGGGCTTACTACCCCCTCATCATCGTTACGCTGAAAAATCACGTTCCAGAGGTCAACAACACGGGAAAACCCCCCAAGGAGGGCCTGAACGCCGTAGGTGACAGGCTCCCGCTTCCGGACTTCCTGATGAGGTGGTGA
- a CDS encoding exosome complex RNA-binding protein Csl4 — protein MEVKKTLKEGDLVLPGDHLGVIEEYLPGEGVKEENGELIATRAGRVRIDQEKMEIYVEPVTDTPPLPKVGDIVLAQVIDVKPPAVIVNLLRIEGESRREIATSKMAGIHVSSIKNGFVEDLSSEFKIGDIVRARVISNEKSPIQLTTIDPDLGVVYAFCSRCRTPLIRRGDKLICPKCGNIETRKLSRLYRKLVI, from the coding sequence ATGGAGGTTAAAAAGACATTAAAAGAAGGCGATCTTGTGCTCCCCGGGGATCACCTGGGGGTTATTGAAGAGTATCTCCCGGGTGAGGGAGTGAAGGAAGAAAACGGCGAGTTAATAGCCACAAGAGCAGGGAGGGTTAGAATAGATCAGGAGAAAATGGAAATCTACGTCGAGCCGGTGACGGACACACCACCCCTTCCAAAGGTTGGGGACATAGTTCTGGCACAGGTCATCGATGTTAAGCCCCCGGCAGTTATAGTTAATCTTCTTCGAATAGAGGGAGAAAGCAGAAGGGAAATCGCGACTTCAAAAATGGCCGGAATCCACGTTTCCAGCATCAAAAACGGTTTCGTTGAAGACCTAAGCAGTGAGTTCAAAATAGGTGACATAGTCCGTGCCAGGGTAATTTCCAACGAAAAGAGCCCAATTCAGCTTACTACAATAGATCCAGACCTGGGGGTGGTTTACGCCTTCTGCTCCAGATGCAGAACGCCCCTCATAAGAAGGGGGGACAAGCTGATCTGCCCCAAGTGCGGAAACATTGAAACAAGAAAGCTCTCAAGGCTCTACCGCAAGCTGGTGATTTGA
- a CDS encoding DUF2067 family protein, protein MSRAKRVITIHVRSEEEKEELLKEIQKLRLPAFVYVHGKLDSIKINVQGTKDEIRETMGKIRAIHNRIRAKLYPDKRGLYRYSPDDLFREAGISVSLPVLLWTLQLKGETVMFDEDGKELITSLPWTEALELVRELGQALAEVSLQTTRQIREVVLPVSVVYGIPAEEVLELLVELGLAEWKEDKFKYELIKNKEQALEEVIKHISKEGEEYED, encoded by the coding sequence ATGTCTCGGGCAAAGAGGGTTATAACAATACATGTGAGGAGCGAGGAGGAGAAGGAGGAACTGCTTAAGGAGATCCAAAAGCTCAGACTGCCGGCTTTCGTATACGTCCATGGAAAGCTGGATTCAATCAAAATAAACGTCCAGGGAACAAAAGACGAGATAAGGGAGACCATGGGAAAAATAAGGGCCATCCACAACAGGATAAGGGCGAAGCTTTACCCGGATAAGAGGGGACTCTACCGCTATTCGCCCGATGACCTGTTCAGGGAAGCGGGGATCAGCGTCTCCCTGCCGGTTCTCCTTTGGACACTCCAGCTAAAAGGGGAAACCGTGATGTTCGATGAAGACGGGAAAGAGCTCATAACCTCGCTCCCCTGGACAGAAGCCCTGGAGCTGGTTAGAGAGCTGGGGCAGGCTCTGGCAGAGGTATCCCTCCAAACAACCCGCCAGATAAGAGAGGTAGTCCTCCCGGTGTCCGTGGTATACGGCATCCCGGCGGAAGAGGTTCTTGAGCTCCTGGTAGAGCTTGGCCTGGCAGAGTGGAAGGAGGATAAGTTTAAATACGAACTCATAAAGAACAAGGAGCAGGCCCTAGAAGAGGTCATCAAACACATCTCCAAAGAGGGTGAGGAATATGAAGATTGA
- a CDS encoding DNA-directed RNA polymerase subunit L: MKIEVIKREDNKLEFYLEGEDHTFANLLVEVLHEDEHVKFAAYSIDHPILMARKPKFKVVTDGKESPEEALGKAAQKIFERAREAFEAWRSAVSS; encoded by the coding sequence ATGAAGATTGAGGTCATCAAAAGGGAAGACAACAAACTTGAGTTTTACCTGGAAGGGGAGGATCACACCTTCGCCAACCTGCTGGTCGAGGTTCTCCACGAGGACGAACACGTTAAATTCGCGGCTTACTCAATAGATCACCCGATCCTCATGGCCAGAAAACCGAAGTTCAAGGTAGTAACGGACGGCAAGGAAAGCCCCGAGGAGGCACTTGGAAAGGCGGCCCAGAAGATATTCGAGAGGGCCAGGGAAGCCTTTGAGGCCTGGAGGAGCGCGGTTTCCTCCTGA
- a CDS encoding ribonuclease III family protein, with the protein MKERPRINYSGDFRDRGLSTLGDSLANFIFSLALSEFTGKPTGGRVPNASLAIAIERAGLRHLIPPRTDKHGKGDVAEAVIAFAWLEGAFTIEEAVEVLVRNFGDDVLHPYRGKEALGKAFGELLRLIKERLEL; encoded by the coding sequence TTGAAGGAAAGGCCCAGGATAAATTACTCAGGGGATTTCAGGGACAGGGGGCTCTCAACCCTCGGTGATTCGCTCGCAAACTTCATATTTTCCCTGGCTCTCAGCGAGTTCACCGGAAAGCCAACCGGTGGAAGGGTTCCAAACGCTTCGCTGGCAATCGCCATCGAGAGGGCCGGGCTGAGGCACCTTATACCTCCCAGGACGGACAAGCACGGCAAAGGCGACGTGGCGGAGGCGGTTATAGCTTTTGCCTGGCTGGAAGGGGCCTTCACAATAGAGGAGGCCGTTGAAGTACTTGTCAGGAACTTCGGGGATGATGTACTGCACCCGTACAGGGGCAAGGAGGCTCTTGGAAAGGCCTTTGGGGAGCTTTTGAGGCTCATAAAGGAGAGGCTCGAGCTCTGA
- a CDS encoding ASCH domain-containing protein, which yields MKHLEFDGKYAEAILKGKKRATVRLGRRPGLKEGDLVLVHSGGYVLGKAVIERVESKTVGELTNEDALLDGFSSREELINALREHYRWVNENSKAHVVVFKLVEKFNTPVMSSDYAYEGNLPVEIAEKALKYLDLPEEDRKLIELFLKTGSLRKAAYRLGGLNKRYLIRDTLRRAYEQLKEKGLMGPKA from the coding sequence ATGAAGCACCTTGAGTTCGACGGAAAGTACGCCGAGGCCATCCTGAAGGGGAAGAAACGGGCAACCGTTAGGCTCGGTAGGAGGCCCGGCCTGAAAGAGGGGGACTTGGTTCTCGTTCACTCAGGTGGTTACGTCCTGGGAAAGGCCGTTATAGAGCGTGTCGAGAGCAAGACGGTTGGGGAGCTGACCAACGAGGATGCCCTTTTGGACGGTTTCTCCAGCAGGGAAGAACTCATAAATGCCCTCAGGGAACACTACAGGTGGGTAAACGAAAACTCAAAGGCCCATGTGGTGGTCTTTAAGTTAGTAGAGAAGTTCAATACGCCCGTTATGAGTTCTGACTACGCATACGAGGGGAATCTCCCGGTCGAGATAGCCGAGAAAGCCCTGAAATACCTGGATCTCCCGGAGGAAGATAGAAAGCTGATAGAGCTCTTTCTGAAAACCGGGAGCCTTAGAAAGGCCGCCTATCGCCTTGGTGGTCTAAACAAGCGCTACCTGATAAGGGACACATTAAGAAGAGCCTATGAACAGCTCAAGGAGAAAGGCCTCATGGGGCCGAAAGCCTGA
- a CDS encoding ASCH domain-containing protein, with amino-acid sequence MRVYHLKVHEEYLEFIRSGEKRIEVRVAYPQLRGIKPGDRIIFNDSIPAIVTEVKRYETFRQVLREEPIEKIFPDEPSFERALKRFHGMYPKWKENRYGVMAIKFKLLGGENEAP; translated from the coding sequence ATGAGGGTTTATCACTTAAAGGTGCACGAGGAGTACCTTGAGTTCATACGCTCCGGCGAGAAGAGAATTGAGGTCAGGGTGGCGTACCCCCAGCTGAGGGGTATCAAACCGGGGGACAGGATAATATTCAACGACTCCATTCCGGCAATTGTTACAGAGGTTAAGAGGTACGAAACCTTCAGGCAGGTGCTGAGAGAAGAACCCATAGAAAAGATCTTCCCAGACGAGCCCAGCTTTGAGAGGGCCCTGAAGCGTTTCCACGGGATGTACCCAAAGTGGAAGGAGAACAGGTACGGGGTGATGGCCATAAAGTTCAAGCTCCTCGGTGGTGAAAATGAAGCACCTTGA
- a CDS encoding class III signal peptide-containing protein yields MKRAQTAIEYLFMLAAALILVSIAMKTILDASRQLETAVSDYTKTVREKVLENL; encoded by the coding sequence ATGAAGCGGGCTCAAACTGCCATAGAGTATCTCTTCATGCTCGCAGCTGCCCTGATCCTCGTGAGTATAGCTATGAAAACCATTCTTGACGCGAGCAGGCAGCTCGAGACTGCGGTTTCCGATTACACAAAGACCGTTAGAGAGAAAGTCCTGGAGAACCTTTAA
- a CDS encoding A24 family peptidase C-terminal domain-containing protein, whose protein sequence is MEWYSALIVLVGSLMGILTSYTDVKTGFIFDNHVFPTLALVEKAKGLESEEEVQLPKWVEKIIIPATEIGFMVYLYLGLVKGDYLLAISGILGFFIGLVLGLALYYMGAWASGDVLVLAAFSALLPYPLSFARVVAPYEASYPLYPMAILFNSVLAVFPFLFVYALGVLLVRKNIKRLKDVFSEKAYLSVEVALWLLAGIALVVLLNRLGLSVGGAYQYVLTIVLFAVFGKYRKAGDVAGLVSLAHLVYLTGTDALYAFAKLLAVVYSFKVFFSVVRVLREEALVEEVPVEELREWDILGETIYIEGDVVKRDRRGFFEVLRDALRTGNIKSQNAYRGEIIASPTAEGLKKEQLEKLKELVREGKLDNRFLRKKAMPFAPSIFIGFLIAALWGDVFWWLVLKRAGL, encoded by the coding sequence ATGGAGTGGTACAGTGCACTCATCGTCCTAGTTGGATCTTTGATGGGGATTCTTACCTCATACACCGACGTCAAAACCGGGTTCATATTTGATAACCATGTCTTTCCGACCCTTGCCCTCGTGGAAAAGGCAAAAGGGCTGGAAAGCGAAGAAGAAGTCCAGCTTCCAAAGTGGGTGGAAAAAATAATAATCCCCGCAACGGAGATCGGGTTCATGGTCTATCTTTACCTTGGGCTCGTCAAAGGGGACTATTTGCTGGCAATTTCCGGGATCCTGGGCTTTTTCATCGGGCTGGTTCTTGGGCTGGCCCTCTATTACATGGGGGCGTGGGCTTCCGGGGACGTCCTGGTTTTGGCCGCGTTCTCGGCTCTCCTGCCTTACCCGCTAAGCTTTGCCAGGGTCGTCGCCCCCTATGAAGCCTCCTACCCCCTCTATCCCATGGCAATCCTCTTCAACAGTGTACTGGCCGTTTTTCCGTTCCTTTTCGTCTACGCCCTGGGCGTGCTCCTGGTTAGAAAAAATATCAAGAGACTCAAGGACGTCTTTTCGGAAAAAGCCTACCTCTCGGTTGAGGTGGCCCTCTGGCTTTTGGCCGGGATTGCCCTGGTTGTCCTTCTAAACCGGCTCGGTCTTTCAGTGGGGGGAGCCTATCAGTACGTCCTTACGATTGTTCTTTTTGCGGTCTTTGGAAAGTACAGAAAAGCTGGAGACGTTGCGGGCCTCGTTTCTCTTGCCCACCTGGTTTACCTCACGGGAACGGACGCCCTTTATGCATTTGCCAAACTGCTGGCCGTGGTGTACTCATTCAAGGTGTTCTTCTCCGTAGTCCGGGTTCTCAGGGAAGAAGCCCTTGTTGAGGAAGTTCCCGTTGAGGAGTTGAGGGAGTGGGACATATTAGGAGAGACCATATACATTGAGGGGGATGTCGTTAAGAGGGACAGGAGGGGCTTCTTTGAGGTCCTCAGGGATGCCCTAAGAACCGGGAACATCAAGTCTCAGAACGCCTATAGGGGTGAAATAATAGCGTCCCCAACGGCCGAAGGGCTCAAGAAGGAACAGTTAGAAAAGCTGAAGGAACTCGTCAGAGAAGGAAAACTGGACAACAGGTTCCTGAGGAAGAAGGCGATGCCCTTTGCACCGAGCATCTTTATAGGGTTCCTGATCGCGGCCCTCTGGGGGGACGTGTTCTGGTGGCTTGTCCTAAAGAGGGCGGGGCTGTAG
- a CDS encoding HAD-IB family phosphatase has protein sequence MVRLAAFDLEGTLVKSVSGWIELHKKFGTWEKGKEYAEMFFGGRIDYATWAELDASLWKGHTREEIFEWVGSVEHMEGAHELFDFLRENNFKTAILSSGLMCLARKIADDFGADYVFANELVFDENGVITGKVIPRVDFVGKGSILRALKEELSPELTVAVGDGHNDLSMFAEADVSIAINPHEGVEGDHVVENLHEVIEIIRGLIEG, from the coding sequence ATGGTAAGACTGGCCGCTTTCGACCTCGAGGGGACGCTGGTAAAATCAGTTTCCGGTTGGATTGAACTTCACAAAAAGTTTGGAACGTGGGAAAAGGGAAAGGAATACGCCGAAATGTTCTTTGGGGGGAGGATAGACTACGCCACCTGGGCCGAATTAGATGCATCCCTCTGGAAGGGGCACACAAGGGAGGAGATCTTTGAGTGGGTTGGATCTGTGGAGCACATGGAAGGTGCGCATGAACTTTTTGATTTCCTGCGGGAGAACAATTTTAAAACGGCCATCCTGAGCAGCGGTCTTATGTGCCTGGCCAGAAAAATCGCGGACGATTTCGGGGCAGATTACGTGTTCGCCAACGAGCTGGTTTTCGACGAGAACGGCGTCATAACAGGAAAAGTCATCCCCCGGGTGGATTTTGTTGGAAAAGGATCTATCCTCAGGGCCCTCAAGGAAGAGCTCTCTCCCGAACTAACCGTGGCTGTCGGAGATGGGCACAACGATCTTTCAATGTTTGCAGAGGCGGACGTCAGTATAGCCATAAACCCTCACGAAGGGGTCGAAGGGGATCACGTCGTTGAGAACCTACACGAAGTGATTGAAATAATCAGGGGGCTGATAGAGGGGTGA
- a CDS encoding RAD55 family ATPase, with amino-acid sequence MYVGELLRSLDRVPSGVPGLDDMIGGGFLPGRVYLVTGPPGSGKTTIGLQFLVEGAKNGEKGTFISLVENPKIIIQNMLRYNFGLLGYINSGMITFHDLGSYLLRTEYRMSWTELFNAILKVINEGEVKRVVIDSFTSLEHLVKDPENKRWALGRFIRALQELEITTIITAEMLQGDSYTDEHYLADGVIVIHHFMRNYQMIRALQVLKMRGVPHDNNLKRIRFTEDGIRVYQEAPF; translated from the coding sequence ATGTACGTTGGGGAACTCCTCAGGAGCCTCGACAGGGTTCCCTCCGGTGTTCCGGGACTCGACGACATGATAGGTGGGGGCTTCCTGCCTGGAAGGGTCTACCTCGTAACTGGCCCCCCGGGAAGTGGAAAGACAACCATCGGACTGCAGTTTCTCGTTGAGGGGGCGAAAAACGGAGAAAAAGGGACATTTATCTCCCTGGTTGAAAACCCGAAAATAATAATCCAGAACATGCTCAGGTACAACTTTGGCCTTCTGGGATATATAAACTCCGGGATGATAACGTTTCACGACCTCGGAAGTTACCTGCTAAGGACAGAATACAGGATGAGCTGGACCGAGCTCTTCAACGCCATTCTAAAGGTTATAAATGAGGGAGAAGTAAAGAGAGTCGTGATAGACTCATTCACTTCCCTGGAGCATCTCGTCAAGGATCCCGAAAACAAACGATGGGCCCTCGGAAGGTTCATCCGGGCACTTCAGGAGCTTGAGATAACTACCATAATAACCGCCGAAATGCTCCAGGGCGACTCCTACACGGACGAGCACTACCTGGCCGATGGGGTCATAGTGATTCACCACTTCATGAGGAACTACCAGATGATCCGGGCCCTCCAGGTGCTAAAAATGCGTGGTGTCCCCCATGACAACAACCTGAAGAGAATACGCTTCACCGAGGACGGCATACGCGTCTACCAGGAGGCTCCCTTCTGA